In a genomic window of Bradyrhizobium ontarionense:
- a CDS encoding dienelactone hydrolase family protein encodes MERHIGAAPAVLAACVRFSLTPTRRVGQHPLRVIAAAAVMMLATFGLLSSATSAVAQGIPKDTPARIEMYPIPSLTLSDRQFLSGDDNGKPVTVAGELRVAQGSGRLPVVVLMHGSGGVGANIAAWSRTFNGMGVSTFVIDGFTGRGITATSTNQAQLGRLNLIIDIYHALDVLAKHPRVDPERIVLMGFSRGGQAALYASLERFHKRWNTSGLRFAAYIPFYPDCATTYLGDTDVVARPIRIFHGGPDDYNPVRTCKAFVERLKTAGRDVELTEYPDSPHGFDLGLLGANMVAVATKAQTVRNCRIREGDGGMLMNAETQQPFTYQDACVEFDPHVGGNPATAEAARQAVTDFLRTLLKLS; translated from the coding sequence ATGGAGCGACACATTGGTGCCGCACCGGCGGTGCTTGCCGCGTGCGTTCGTTTCAGTCTGACACCAACACGCCGCGTCGGCCAGCATCCCCTGCGCGTGATCGCAGCGGCGGCCGTGATGATGCTCGCGACGTTCGGACTGTTGTCGAGCGCCACCAGCGCCGTCGCACAAGGCATCCCCAAGGACACCCCGGCGCGGATCGAGATGTATCCGATCCCCTCGCTCACGCTGTCCGACCGGCAGTTCCTGTCAGGCGACGACAACGGCAAGCCGGTCACCGTCGCCGGCGAGCTGCGCGTCGCGCAAGGTAGCGGACGGCTGCCGGTGGTGGTGCTGATGCATGGCTCGGGCGGCGTCGGCGCCAACATCGCGGCCTGGTCGCGCACATTCAACGGGATGGGTGTGTCGACCTTCGTGATCGACGGCTTCACCGGACGCGGCATCACCGCGACCAGCACCAACCAGGCCCAGCTCGGCCGGCTCAACCTGATCATTGACATCTATCACGCGCTCGACGTGCTGGCGAAGCATCCGCGCGTCGATCCTGAGCGCATCGTGCTGATGGGGTTTTCGCGCGGCGGACAGGCGGCGCTGTACGCGAGCCTGGAACGCTTCCACAAGCGCTGGAACACATCGGGGCTGCGGTTCGCCGCCTACATTCCGTTCTATCCGGACTGCGCCACGACCTATCTCGGCGACACCGACGTGGTGGCGCGGCCGATCCGGATCTTCCACGGCGGACCGGACGACTACAATCCGGTGCGGACCTGCAAGGCCTTCGTCGAGCGGCTGAAGACAGCCGGGCGCGACGTCGAGCTGACGGAATATCCGGACTCGCCGCACGGCTTCGATCTCGGCCTGCTCGGCGCCAACATGGTCGCCGTCGCCACCAAAGCGCAGACCGTGCGCAACTGCCGCATTCGGGAAGGCGACGGCGGCATGCTGATGAATGCCGAGACGCAGCAGCCCTTCACCTATCAGGACGCCTGCGTCGAGTTCGATCCGCATGTCGGCGGCAATCCGGCGACGGCGGAAGCCGCGCGCCAGGCTGTGACGGATTT